A genomic segment from Desulfonatronum lacustre DSM 10312 encodes:
- a CDS encoding N-acetylneuraminate synthase family protein, with the protein MSELHTLTLLDIQNRIIGPNHPSFIIAEIAQTHDGSLGLAHSYIDAAADLGADAVKFQTHIADAESTLDEPFRIKFSSQDATRYDYWKRMEFTSEQWQGLADHCSKKGLFFLSSPFSIQAVELLEKIGVPAWKIGSGEAVSGDILDAVLGTGKPVLASTGMSTFLEIDALVGSFRKKETSFALFQCTSKYPVDLSEIGLNLIQEMKKRYACPVGLSDHSGSIYPALAAMAQGADIIEAHIVFDKRMFGPDTPASLTVDEFKLLTQARDAFHKMNSNPVNKDKMADCMQEMRGMFGKSLAPIKDLSAGTMLTHDLLTAKKPAAGIPADQKDTIVGKKLKNDVSKKRLLRWEDIYE; encoded by the coding sequence ATGAGCGAATTGCACACCCTGACCTTGTTAGATATTCAAAATCGCATAATTGGGCCTAATCACCCATCTTTCATTATTGCTGAAATCGCTCAAACCCATGATGGTTCCCTAGGTCTTGCCCACTCATATATCGATGCCGCAGCAGACCTTGGCGCGGATGCTGTGAAATTCCAGACCCATATTGCTGATGCGGAGTCCACTCTGGATGAGCCTTTCCGAATTAAGTTCTCCAGCCAGGATGCTACACGCTATGACTATTGGAAGCGAATGGAGTTCACCTCCGAGCAGTGGCAAGGGTTGGCTGATCATTGCAGCAAAAAAGGCCTGTTTTTTTTGAGTTCCCCTTTCTCAATTCAGGCAGTGGAGCTTCTTGAAAAGATTGGCGTACCTGCCTGGAAAATCGGCTCTGGCGAGGCTGTTTCCGGAGATATCCTGGATGCTGTTTTGGGCACTGGCAAGCCGGTGCTGGCCAGTACGGGGATGAGCACGTTTCTAGAAATAGATGCCCTCGTAGGCAGTTTTAGAAAAAAGGAAACCTCTTTTGCCTTGTTTCAATGCACCAGCAAGTATCCAGTTGATTTAAGCGAGATAGGCCTTAACCTGATCCAGGAGATGAAAAAGCGTTATGCCTGTCCAGTGGGCCTGTCTGACCATTCGGGCAGTATTTACCCCGCACTTGCAGCAATGGCCCAGGGGGCAGACATTATTGAGGCTCATATTGTGTTTGACAAGCGTATGTTTGGTCCAGATACCCCGGCTTCTCTGACAGTGGATGAATTCAAGCTGTTAACGCAGGCCAGGGATGCTTTTCATAAGATGAACAGCAACCCTGTAAACAAGGATAAAATGGCCGATTGTATGCAGGAAATGCGCGGCATGTTCGGCAAAAGCCTCGCCCCCATCAAAGATCTGTCAGCAGGCACTATGCTGACCCATGATCTTTTAACCGCCAAAAAACCAGCAGCCGGCATTCCCGCTGATCAAAAAGACACAATTGTGGGCAAAAAGCTTAAGAATGATGTAAGCAAGAAAAGATTGTTGCGCTGGGAGGATATCTATGAGTAA
- the neuC gene encoding UDP-N-acetylglucosamine 2-epimerase, with translation MSKKKVCVVVNSRANYGRIKSFLSAVQKHPDLHLQLIVGASAMLYRFGSAIDIIREDGFEPTSVVYSIVEGENPSTMAKSAGLGILELATQLENLKPDIVLTVADRFETIATAVAASYMNIPVAHTQGGELTGSIDESVRHAITKLSHIHFPATQRAGEILAQMGEDPSRIFVTGCPAMDLAAESCKQNCDDLFQKYGGTGKVLDWNQPFLVVLQHPVTTEYDKAYYQTRQTLESVKKTNMQTVWFWPNVDAGSDAVSKALRTYIAQNDKAPFHFYRNFSPEDYVRLIKRCSCIVGNSSSGIREGSFLGTPCVNIGSRQNQRERAHNVVDVGHDAEAIFQAVTAQVSHGRYVPSFLYGDGKAGERMAEVLVKNHVTIQKQFFHG, from the coding sequence ATGAGTAAGAAGAAAGTCTGTGTTGTGGTGAACAGCCGGGCTAACTATGGCCGGATCAAGAGTTTTCTTTCAGCGGTTCAGAAGCATCCGGATTTACATTTGCAGCTCATTGTCGGCGCATCAGCCATGCTTTACCGTTTTGGTTCTGCAATAGACATTATCCGTGAGGATGGATTTGAACCGACAAGCGTTGTTTACTCCATTGTGGAAGGTGAAAACCCATCCACCATGGCTAAATCTGCTGGTCTTGGTATCCTGGAGCTGGCTACTCAGCTTGAAAATCTCAAGCCGGATATCGTTCTTACAGTTGCGGATCGTTTTGAAACTATAGCTACAGCAGTGGCTGCCAGCTACATGAATATTCCTGTGGCACACACCCAGGGTGGTGAACTTACAGGCTCCATTGATGAGTCAGTAAGACATGCTATTACCAAGCTTTCGCACATCCACTTCCCGGCCACGCAGCGGGCCGGGGAAATACTGGCGCAAATGGGAGAAGATCCTTCCAGGATATTCGTAACAGGATGCCCGGCCATGGATTTGGCCGCAGAATCTTGTAAGCAGAACTGCGATGATCTGTTTCAGAAATATGGAGGTACTGGAAAGGTTCTGGACTGGAACCAACCATTTCTGGTGGTACTGCAGCACCCGGTGACCACTGAATATGATAAAGCCTATTATCAGACAAGACAGACACTGGAATCTGTAAAAAAAACAAATATGCAGACCGTCTGGTTCTGGCCAAATGTTGATGCCGGATCTGATGCAGTGTCCAAAGCACTGCGGACGTATATTGCTCAAAACGACAAAGCACCTTTCCATTTCTATAGAAACTTCTCACCTGAAGACTACGTCCGTCTTATAAAGCGCTGCTCCTGCATTGTGGGTAATTCGTCCAGCGGTATCCGGGAGGGTTCATTTCTGGGAACTCCGTGCGTGAATATTGGCAGCAGGCAAAATCAAAGAGAGAGAGCCCATAATGTAGTGGATGTGGGCCATGACGCCGAGGCCATTTTTCAGGCCGTAACGGCCCAGGTCAGCCACGGCAGGTATGTGCCCAGCTTCCTTTACGGCGACGGCAAGGCCGGGGAAAGGATGGCGGAGGTGCTGGTGAAAAATCATGTGACCATCCAGAAGCAATTCTTCCATGGCTGA
- a CDS encoding class I SAM-dependent methyltransferase gives MAEGSATSGSVRAFDANWSGRKEAQYNHWTRGRPRNQIQLAFRRHWLLFQSIMHGRGYRSCLEVGCGRGSISSYFADSGMECTLLDASESVLDTARSIFMRNGHGARFVHGNALALPFEDHSFDVVVSIGLLEHFEDVCGPIHEQHRILRPGGLFLGYIVPERPDNVQRYFRWVNSILAAIAAFRQGKEAEMAHKADIYRSDYGSQRYLSVINALPTRDLLVSGVYPMPMISHSPAFPFTLLPAPAELILARLFEAALWLRGRCSPKDPWLCDEKFGQAFLVAWTKEQ, from the coding sequence ATGGCTGAAGGTTCAGCGACATCCGGCAGCGTCCGCGCATTCGACGCTAACTGGAGCGGCAGAAAAGAGGCCCAGTACAACCACTGGACCAGGGGCCGACCTCGGAATCAAATCCAGTTGGCCTTTCGTCGGCATTGGCTGTTGTTTCAATCCATCATGCATGGCCGGGGGTATCGCTCATGCTTGGAGGTCGGTTGCGGGAGGGGCAGCATCTCCAGTTATTTCGCGGACAGCGGGATGGAGTGCACGCTGCTGGACGCATCCGAAAGCGTCCTGGATACGGCCCGGAGCATCTTCATGCGCAACGGGCACGGGGCCAGGTTCGTGCATGGCAATGCCCTGGCCCTGCCCTTTGAGGACCACAGCTTTGACGTGGTGGTCAGCATTGGGCTGCTGGAACACTTTGAGGATGTCTGCGGCCCCATCCATGAGCAGCACAGGATACTCCGGCCCGGGGGCCTGTTTCTAGGCTATATCGTGCCGGAGCGCCCGGACAATGTGCAGCGGTATTTTCGCTGGGTGAATTCGATCCTGGCCGCCATTGCCGCTTTTCGCCAGGGAAAGGAAGCCGAAATGGCGCACAAGGCCGACATCTACCGGTCCGACTACGGCTCCCAGCGGTACCTGTCCGTGATCAACGCCCTGCCGACCCGTGATCTTCTGGTTTCCGGCGTGTACCCCATGCCCATGATCTCGCATTCGCCCGCGTTCCCCTTCACCCTGCTACCGGCCCCGGCGGAACTGATCCTGGCCCGACTGTTCGAGGCGGCGCTGTGGCTGAGAGGACGATGCAGTCCAAAAGACCCGTGGCTGTGTGACGAAAAGTTCGGCCAGGCGTTTCTGGTGGCCTGGACAAAGGAGCAATGA
- a CDS encoding cytidylyltransferase domain-containing protein, which produces MMAFVLGVIPARGGSKGIPLKNIAPVAGKPLIGHTIEAALGSRRLNACTLSTDCQAIADCAAGFGLPARELRPAHLATDTASNTDAVIHAVQQFEHAEQHLVDVIVLLQPTAPMRTATDIDAALDLFFASEARSLISVYEGNNVHPNMMYFERGGRLEPVLTAGALPGRRQEFRPVFVRNGALYIATRDQLFTNKAFVDTAPAAYVMSRERSVNIDEPFDLEMAQWLMSRKNS; this is translated from the coding sequence ATGATGGCGTTTGTCCTGGGGGTTATTCCGGCGCGGGGCGGTTCCAAGGGCATCCCGTTGAAAAACATTGCTCCGGTTGCGGGCAAGCCCTTGATCGGCCACACCATCGAGGCCGCCCTGGGCAGCAGACGGCTCAACGCCTGCACCCTGTCCACGGACTGCCAGGCCATAGCCGACTGCGCCGCCGGGTTCGGGTTGCCCGCCAGGGAATTGCGACCCGCGCATTTGGCCACGGATACGGCCAGCAATACCGATGCCGTGATCCACGCCGTGCAGCAGTTTGAACATGCGGAGCAGCACCTGGTTGACGTGATCGTCCTGCTGCAGCCCACGGCCCCCATGCGCACCGCCACGGACATCGACGCCGCCCTGGACCTGTTTTTCGCATCCGAGGCCAGATCCCTGATCAGTGTGTACGAAGGCAACAACGTGCATCCCAATATGATGTACTTTGAACGCGGCGGCAGGCTGGAGCCGGTGCTCACCGCAGGCGCTCTTCCCGGCAGACGCCAGGAGTTCCGGCCCGTTTTCGTCCGCAACGGGGCCTTGTACATCGCGACCCGGGATCAGCTTTTCACCAACAAGGCTTTTGTGGACACCGCCCCCGCGGCCTATGTCATGTCCCGGGAGCGGTCAGTGAACATTGACGAGCCTTTTGACCTGGAAATGGCCCAGTGGTTGATGAGTCGCAAGAATTCTTGA
- a CDS encoding NAD(P)-dependent oxidoreductase produces MVTNSRILNLEPEGYSPKARAVLERLGQVDDGPMNRAELLDRICEYDVMIVRLGHRIDAQVMEAAQRLKTIVTATTGLNHIDMNEAQGRGITVLSLQGERAFLDNIHATAEHTWALLLALLRKLPQAHRHVLSGGWDRDRFKGSELHGRILGIIGLGRLGTKVAGYGAAFGMRVMGYESNRAHPMLANVEHMNLDQVLSQSDVISLHVNYFPENHAMISRKDLSRMKPGAVLINTSRGELVDESALLKALESGRLGGAALDVLCGEYAGWEASEGLLEYARKHDNLILTPHVGGCTFDSMEMTEVFMAEKLIRHLKRET; encoded by the coding sequence ATGGTAACCAACTCACGCATCCTCAACCTGGAACCGGAAGGCTACAGCCCCAAAGCCAGAGCCGTGCTGGAGCGGCTCGGCCAGGTGGACGACGGCCCCATGAACCGGGCGGAGCTTTTGGACCGGATTTGTGAGTACGACGTTATGATTGTGCGTCTTGGCCACAGAATAGACGCCCAGGTCATGGAGGCCGCCCAACGCCTCAAAACCATCGTCACCGCCACCACGGGGTTGAATCATATTGACATGAACGAGGCCCAAGGCAGGGGGATCACGGTTCTGTCCCTGCAAGGCGAACGGGCCTTTCTGGACAACATTCATGCCACGGCCGAGCATACCTGGGCGCTGCTTCTGGCTTTGCTCCGGAAACTGCCTCAAGCCCATCGGCATGTCCTTTCCGGCGGTTGGGATCGGGACCGGTTCAAAGGCAGCGAACTGCATGGCCGGATACTGGGCATCATCGGGCTGGGTCGGCTGGGGACCAAGGTTGCAGGGTACGGGGCTGCCTTTGGCATGCGGGTTATGGGGTATGAGAGCAACAGAGCGCACCCCATGCTAGCGAACGTTGAACACATGAATCTGGATCAGGTGCTGAGCCAGTCCGACGTGATCAGCCTGCATGTGAATTACTTCCCGGAGAATCATGCCATGATCAGCCGGAAGGATTTGTCCCGCATGAAGCCCGGTGCTGTGTTGATCAACACGTCCAGGGGCGAGTTGGTGGATGAGAGCGCCTTGCTGAAGGCCCTTGAGTCCGGTCGGCTGGGTGGGGCGGCGCTGGATGTGCTTTGTGGGGAGTATGCCGGGTGGGAGGCATCAGAGGGGTTGCTGGAGTATGCCAGGAAGCACGACAATTTGATCCTGACTCCGCATGTTGGGGGCTGCACGTTCGATTCCATGGAAATGACGGAAGTGTTTATGGCTGAAAAGCTAATTCGCCACTTGAAAAGGGAGACATGA
- a CDS encoding class I SAM-dependent methyltransferase, with the protein MNILIKNMFFGENDHTYCELTTKNDYEQNKICCKCKILMRDIIVVKNINFDNGLSLSLCEKCGYIKQTRSLSDVYLKKHFLKKWLSKVKRLFIEDNSVYLELEKYFIYYKKMKVLDIGCGNGDKLLSFYNNNHDVYGVEPSINRVKEALFRIKDLKIENNFAEPYLIKNEVKFDIVIIYNVLQFVKDPFFLLELISKNLTDGGVVYIRAQKYSYSNFYYLALSGLIRSYLSLHCMKEFILRNNFEILKFVDDPFTLILRKSEKKSKNYKNINKFRKISINDIKIYFEKTIFTPENMSSRKILIEENRKIDNQLAKREIEMYILSKKELPLALIFENDKFPVLLK; encoded by the coding sequence ATGAATATACTAATTAAAAATATGTTTTTTGGTGAAAATGACCATACTTATTGTGAATTAACTACAAAAAATGATTATGAACAGAATAAGATTTGTTGTAAATGTAAAATTCTTATGAGAGATATAATTGTAGTAAAAAATATTAATTTTGATAATGGATTGTCTTTGTCTTTATGTGAAAAATGTGGCTATATAAAACAAACTAGAAGTTTGTCAGATGTTTATTTAAAAAAACATTTTTTAAAAAAATGGTTGTCTAAAGTTAAAAGATTATTTATTGAAGATAATTCAGTGTATTTAGAACTGGAAAAATATTTTATATATTATAAAAAAATGAAGGTTCTTGATATTGGATGTGGGAATGGTGACAAATTGTTGTCATTTTATAATAATAATCATGATGTATATGGAGTTGAGCCGTCAATAAATAGAGTGAAGGAAGCTTTGTTTCGAATAAAGGATTTAAAAATCGAAAATAATTTCGCTGAGCCATATTTAATTAAAAATGAAGTTAAATTTGATATAGTTATTATATATAATGTTTTGCAATTTGTTAAAGATCCATTTTTTTTGCTTGAATTAATTTCTAAAAATCTTACAGATGGTGGTGTAGTTTATATCCGTGCTCAAAAATATAGTTATTCAAATTTTTATTATTTAGCTCTTTCTGGACTTATTAGATCATACCTATCTTTGCATTGTATGAAGGAATTTATTTTACGTAATAATTTTGAAATTCTAAAATTCGTAGATGATCCGTTTACTTTGATATTAAGGAAAAGTGAAAAAAAATCTAAAAACTACAAAAATATAAATAAATTTAGAAAAATTAGCATAAATGATATAAAAATTTATTTTGAAAAAACAATTTTTACACCTGAGAATATGAGTTCAAGAAAAATTTTAATTGAAGAAAATAGGAAAATAGATAACCAATTAGCAAAAAGAGAGATTGAAATGTATATTTTAAGTAAAAAAGAACTTCCTTTAGCTTTAATTTTTGAAAATGATAAATTTCCTGTTTTACTAAAATAG
- a CDS encoding surface carbohydrate biosynthesis protein has translation MKRDWLYLPIELKVRDLHSRILLACFAAVRGIKSIVGHKLEVQHKIRECPPGFFLMYGFVDSYLNNYEKIIKYGHKVVAQDDEGLVVWQNDMYQKFRVSSSVLEKVSQVYAWGQNQKQLIDNWSPKTKEKILITGSPRFDLLRKPFIQALDVDAQSIRKKIGPYILINTNFGRANHFKGTQYYIQTKREQYVTDNISSKFFEGCLEFQKYIYYSYIEMVFELSSKFPETMIVIRPHPSENHDAWRKHVLGLSNVKVIHDGCVLPWILGSEVLIHNGCTTGVEAYMLNKPVIAYRPVINETYEPVLPNQLSHQTFTKNELIKVVKSYLACSKTLRTPDMDEIANFYIESMGNSFASEKIVDKLCDSQEQITIDEKRESYIYKHLTSNCSEAFNSKSMLINDYIRHKFSGLSINEICDYLHRLKQAYSRFLRITVKQIGETCFLFEYDGKNKTITTADTDSSLIGGKNIFSKDGFIFSDKIHQVFFGYYDITPFSPDESKLLAVHAPIENVTPAPNSQVKVGYYDLSQQVPEFQAVDISSTWCWQMGCRLQWYPAAGGNAILYNRLVNGKYGSVIQDIHSKNILKAYSYPMYAVSPDGRWGLSINFSRLQRLRPGYGYTSLPDGTQNNFAPIRDGIWRIDMKNGRAKFLLSLRRVKDIKPHKSMEGAEHYFNHLLFNPSSTRFLFMHLWVKDGKRYSRLLTADCDGSNIHVVNNEGVSSHYTWKNDDSILVYSFHKENGFNYYLYQDKSSERMIVGKDILKEDGHPTFIPSSNDLITDTYPNINRIQSLIYYHFKSNNYSVIHSSYVPDCFKGEIRCDFHPRLSNLGRFVCIDELIDFRRTMKIIDISRLHVDNKSINDSMINDNSTINSQYCSNRIDRQFRLARIWSNKELLKISSLFSGEIVNISGWKDEDKEGKKYKDYFTNADRYWITNFSGYRGIQNVDNEIFLDLAADLPSDLNKKFDVCFNHTTLEHIFDFRRAFKNICEMSKDIVIVVVPFSQVEHESDSYNDFWRFAPSSMRKLFSENSLTVIYESWNNDFNSATYLFFVGSRFPDNWKGMIKSCKPVNPAGNWIGMIEHE, from the coding sequence ATGAAACGTGACTGGCTTTATTTGCCAATTGAGTTAAAAGTTAGAGACCTTCACTCACGAATATTGCTGGCATGTTTTGCTGCTGTGAGAGGTATTAAATCGATTGTTGGGCATAAACTTGAAGTTCAACACAAAATAAGAGAATGCCCTCCAGGGTTTTTCTTGATGTACGGCTTTGTTGATAGCTACTTGAATAATTATGAGAAAATTATAAAATATGGTCACAAGGTTGTTGCTCAAGACGATGAAGGGTTAGTTGTTTGGCAAAATGATATGTATCAGAAATTTCGTGTTTCTAGCTCTGTTTTAGAAAAGGTAAGTCAAGTATACGCATGGGGGCAAAATCAGAAGCAACTGATTGATAATTGGAGCCCAAAAACTAAAGAAAAAATATTGATCACAGGTAGTCCTCGTTTCGATTTGCTGCGCAAGCCATTTATCCAGGCATTAGATGTCGATGCTCAAAGTATCAGAAAAAAAATAGGGCCTTATATTCTTATCAACACCAACTTTGGTAGGGCAAATCATTTTAAAGGCACGCAGTATTACATTCAGACCAAAAGAGAGCAGTACGTAACTGACAATATAAGCAGTAAATTTTTTGAAGGTTGTTTGGAATTTCAGAAATATATTTATTATAGTTATATTGAAATGGTATTCGAACTCAGTTCAAAGTTTCCAGAAACGATGATCGTCATAAGGCCTCATCCATCCGAAAATCATGATGCATGGCGTAAGCATGTACTTGGCTTATCAAATGTGAAAGTTATTCACGATGGTTGTGTTTTGCCATGGATTTTAGGTTCAGAAGTGCTTATACATAATGGCTGCACTACAGGTGTCGAAGCATACATGTTGAATAAACCTGTTATAGCCTATCGCCCTGTAATTAATGAGACCTATGAGCCAGTATTACCCAACCAACTCAGCCATCAAACTTTTACCAAAAATGAATTGATTAAAGTTGTTAAGTCTTACTTAGCATGCTCAAAGACACTTCGAACACCTGACATGGATGAAATTGCTAATTTCTATATTGAATCAATGGGGAATTCTTTTGCATCCGAAAAAATAGTTGACAAACTATGTGATAGTCAAGAGCAAATAACAATTGATGAAAAACGTGAATCGTATATATATAAACATCTTACATCGAATTGTTCAGAAGCATTTAATTCAAAAAGTATGTTAATTAATGATTATATTAGACATAAATTCAGTGGGCTGTCTATTAATGAAATTTGTGATTATCTGCATAGACTAAAGCAAGCTTATAGCCGTTTTTTAAGAATTACTGTAAAACAAATTGGCGAGACTTGTTTTCTTTTTGAATACGATGGCAAAAATAAAACAATCACGACAGCAGATACTGATTCCAGTTTGATAGGTGGTAAAAATATATTCTCAAAGGACGGTTTTATTTTTAGTGATAAAATTCACCAAGTTTTTTTTGGCTATTATGACATTACACCTTTCAGCCCTGATGAATCTAAGCTTTTAGCCGTTCATGCACCCATCGAGAATGTGACCCCGGCACCCAACAGCCAAGTCAAAGTCGGCTATTACGATCTTAGTCAGCAGGTTCCAGAATTTCAGGCTGTCGATATCTCAAGCACATGGTGCTGGCAGATGGGGTGCAGGCTGCAATGGTACCCAGCTGCAGGTGGGAATGCTATCCTGTATAACAGGCTTGTGAATGGAAAATATGGTAGTGTTATTCAGGATATCCATTCAAAAAATATTCTTAAGGCATATTCATATCCGATGTATGCTGTCAGCCCAGATGGACGTTGGGGGCTATCCATTAACTTTTCGCGCTTGCAAAGACTTAGACCTGGGTATGGCTATACATCTTTGCCAGACGGAACCCAGAACAATTTTGCACCTATTCGTGACGGCATCTGGCGTATTGACATGAAAAATGGGAGGGCAAAATTCCTTCTTTCTTTGAGAAGAGTGAAAGATATCAAGCCACATAAAAGTATGGAAGGTGCGGAGCATTATTTCAATCACTTACTCTTCAATCCTTCAAGCACACGCTTTCTTTTCATGCACTTATGGGTGAAAGATGGCAAAAGATATAGCAGGTTGCTTACAGCAGATTGTGACGGTTCGAATATACATGTCGTGAATAATGAAGGAGTTAGTTCGCATTACACATGGAAAAATGATGATTCTATTTTAGTATATTCTTTCCACAAAGAGAATGGCTTTAATTATTATCTGTATCAAGATAAGTCAAGCGAACGAATGATTGTTGGAAAAGATATATTGAAGGAAGATGGGCATCCAACTTTTATTCCATCAAGTAACGATTTGATAACTGATACATATCCTAATATAAATAGAATACAATCATTGATTTATTATCATTTTAAAAGCAATAATTATAGTGTTATCCACTCTTCATATGTTCCGGATTGTTTTAAAGGCGAGATTCGTTGTGATTTTCATCCACGATTAAGCAATTTAGGTCGTTTTGTATGTATAGATGAATTAATTGATTTTCGGAGAACTATGAAAATAATAGATATAAGTAGGCTTCATGTCGACAACAAATCAATAAATGACTCCATGATTAATGACAACAGCACAATCAATTCACAGTATTGCAGCAATCGGATTGATAGACAATTTCGTTTGGCTAGGATTTGGTCTAATAAGGAATTGTTGAAAATATCTTCTTTGTTTTCTGGTGAAATTGTAAATATTTCTGGATGGAAGGATGAAGATAAGGAAGGAAAAAAGTACAAAGATTATTTCACTAATGCGGATAGATATTGGATTACAAATTTCTCTGGTTACCGTGGCATTCAAAATGTAGATAACGAAATATTTCTTGATTTAGCTGCGGATTTGCCTAGTGATCTTAATAAAAAATTCGATGTTTGCTTTAATCATACAACCCTTGAGCATATATTTGATTTTAGGAGAGCTTTTAAGAATATTTGTGAAATGTCGAAAGACATCGTGATTGTTGTTGTTCCATTTTCGCAAGTGGAGCATGAGTCTGATTCTTACAATGATTTTTGGAGGTTTGCTCCATCATCTATGAGAAAATTGTTTTCTGAAAATTCTTTAACTGTTATTTATGAATCGTGGAATAATGATTTTAATTCCGCGACGTATCTTTTTTTTGTAGGATCTCGTTTTCCAGATAACTGGAAAGGGATGATTAAATCATGTAAGCCTGTGAACCCAGCAGGAAATTGGATTGGTATGATCGAACATGAATAA